One window from the genome of Nicotiana sylvestris chromosome 9, ASM39365v2, whole genome shotgun sequence encodes:
- the LOC104221001 gene encoding uncharacterized protein isoform X1 has product MNGFQSGKSRNHDKPSPGCLGRMVNLFDLNSGVPGNRLLTDKPHRDGSLLRSQSDVVRLSPSEDQVEEKMIVSDLKRTSSNRKSNGTPIKLLIAQEMSKEIDSSHNPPSVVAKLMGLDALPAQKSIPAIRSHFGGHSRCHTDSSFSYCQHENESLVEEMQQEFHQYPEQNEYRDVYEVWQHSPKMNCVRSKSPQKARHNETSFEKKSAFVRQKFIEAKCLSIDEQLRQSKEFQDAIDVLSSNTDLFLKFLQEPNPKLSQHLYNLQSIPPPPETKRITVLRPSKMVDDCKFGGSVKKNEEINRATHVGKGNRAKSHMAFTPPTASWNIDENHAQPTRIVVLKPSIGKTHNFRAANSSPSASPRVSQAETSFVNMEADEAQESREVAKAITQQMRVNIGRHQRDETLVSSVFSNGYIGDESSFNKSEKECAAGNLSDSEVMSPASRHSWEYINRFGSPYSCSSMSRASYSPESSVSKEAKKRLSERWAMVASNGSCQERRPMRRSSSTLGEMLALSDIKTAGRIEQESSKEDPQIPNSNSVGNSKDDDSINKSPRNLLRSKSVPVSSTAFSAQLNVGAPDHVTGGNDLPKQTTKPRSTKSSLKGKVSNLFFSRNKKPNKDEAKCSQSNDELQTGAKPLHSLSKVDKYSSEFHDDPGVESSATDLRESSFTLTCEDVVGKQATTSPEVALSEARSLRAGHPCENQDQPSPISVLETPFEEDEHPAHISSAGIKPDRHAGTELSLHPIRSNLIDKSPPIGSIARTLSWDDSCADTASSACVRPSSSTQWTEEVEREWFSFVQTLLTMAGLDEVQSDAFSTMWHSPESPLDPSLREKYIDLNEKETLHEAKRRQRRSTQKLVFDCVNAVLLDIAGYGPDNCQRARPYVGVHNNQPQGTSLILVDQVWDRMKEWFSSEVKYLSCDAEDINSLVMEGMVTKEVMGKRWLASFRLELDNLGMEIEGKLLEELVHESVIELAGRL; this is encoded by the exons ATGAATGGGTTTCAGAGTGGCAAGAGTCGCAATCACGATAAACCTTCTCCAGGATGCTTGGGACGAATGGTGAACCTTTTTGATTTAAATTCAGGGGTGCCAGGAAACAGACTGCTTACAGATAAACCACATCGTGATG GTTCTCTGTTGAGGAGCCAATCAGATGTGGTGAGGTTGTCGCCTTCTGAGGATCAAGTAGAAGAAAAAATG ATTGTCTCAGATTTGAAGAGGACTAGTTCAAACAGGAAATCAAATGGAACACCAATAAAGTTGCTTATAGCCCAAGAAATGTCCAAGGAAATAGACTCTAGTCATAATCCACCTAGTGTTGTTGCCAAGCTGATGGGGCTTGATGCTCTTCCGGCTCAGAAATCTATTCCAGCTATAAGAAGTCATTTTGGAGGTCATTCACGGTGTCATACAGATTCCTCCTTCAGCTATTGCCAGCACGAAAACGAATCCTTGGTGGAAGAAATGCAGCAAGAATTTCATCAATATCCTGAGCAGAATGAATATAGAGATGTTTATGAAGTTTGGCAGCATTCCCCAAAAATGAACTGTGTGAGAAGTAAATCCCCACAAAAGGCAAGACACAATGAAACTAGTTTTGAGAAGAAGTCGGCTTTTGTTCGTCAGAAGTTTATTGAAGCAAAATGTTTATCCATAGATGAACAACTTCGCCAGTCTAAGGAATTCCAAGATGCAATAGATGTCTTAAGTTCCAACACAGATCTGTTCCTCAAGTTTTTGCAAGAACCGAATCCAAAGCTCTCTCAGCATTTATATAATTTGCAGTCTATACCTCCTCCTCCTGAGACAAAGCGAATAACCGTTCTAAGACCATCAAAGATGGTTGATGATTGCAAATTTGGTGGATCAGTGAAGAAAAATGAGGAGATAAACAGAGCCACCCATGTAGGTAAGGGAAACAGGGCCAAAAGCCATATGGCATTTACCCCTCCTACAGCAAGTTGGAATATTGATGAAAATCATGCTCAACCTACACGAATAGTCGTGTTAAAACCAAGTATCGGTAAGACTCACAACTTTAGGGCTGCAAACTCTTCACCGTCTGCATCACCAAGAGTATCACAAGCTGAAACAAGTTTTGTCAACATGGAGGCTGATGAAGCTCAAGAATCAAGAGAAGTGGCAAAGGCTATCACACAGCAGATGCGAGTAAACATAGGTCGACATCAAAGGGATGAAACATTAGTTTCTTCTGTATTTTCGAATGGCTACATTGGTGATGAAAGTTCATTTAATAAGTCTGAAAAAGAGTGTGCAGCTGGAAATCTTAGTGATTCTGAAGTCATGTCACCAGCTTCTAGACACTCATGGGAATACATAAATAGGTTTGGCAGTCCTTATTCTTGCTCCTCCATGAGCCGTGCTTCTTATTCTCCTGAATCTTCAGTTTCCAAAGAAGCCAAGAAGCGACTTTCTGAGAGATGGGCGATGGTGGCATCTAACGGGAGTTGTCAAGAACGAAGACCAATGAGGAGAAGCTCCAGCACTTTAGGCGAGATGCTTGCTCTCTCTGATATTAAGACGGCAGGAAGAATAGAGCAGGAAAGTAGCAAAGAAGATCCCCAAATTCCTAATTCCAACTCAGTGGGTAATTCCAAAGACGATGATAGTATCAACAAGTCGCCAAGGAATCTTTTGAGGTCCAAGTCTGTCCCTGTATCTTCCACTGCATTCAGTGCACAGTTGAATGTGGGTGCCCCAGATCATGTGACTGGAGGAAATGACCTTCCCAAGCAGACAACAAAGCCTAGAAGTACAAAATCATCACTGAAAGGGAAGGTCTCAAATCTGTTTTTCTCTAGGAACAAAAAGCCAAACAAAGACGAAGCTAAGTGTTCGCAGTCCAATGATGAATTGCAGACAGGTGCAAAACCTTTACATTCTCTATCAAAAGTTGACAAATATAGTAGTGAATTCCATGATGATCCCGGGGTTGAGTCTTCAGCAACCGATCTTCGCGAATCATCATTCACACTGACTTGCGAAGATGTGGTTGGGAAGCAAGCCACAACCTCCCCTGAG GTTGCACTCTCTGAAGCAAGATCTTTGCGCGCTGGACACCCATGTGAAAACCAGGACCAACCGAGTCCTATATCAGTTTTGGAAACACCATTTGAAGAGGATGAACATCCAGCACATATATCATCAGCCGGTATCAAGCCGGACCGCCATG CAGGTACCGAGTTGTCTCTTCACCCTATAAGGTCCAATTTGATCGATAAATCTCCTCCAATAGGATCAATTGCTCGTACATTGTCATGGGACGATTCCTGTGCAGATACAGCCAGTTCAGCATGTGTAAGACCATCATCGTCTACTCAGTGGACGGAGGAAGTAGAACGTGAATGGTTCTCTTTTGTTCAAACACTACTAACCATGGCCGGCCTTGATGAAGTGCAATCTGATGCTTTCTCGACCATGTGGCATTCTCCTGAAAGCCCTTTGGACCCATCACTCAGAGAAAAATACATTGATCTGAATGAGAAGGAGACATTACATGAGGCTAAACGAAGGCAAAGGAGATCAACCCAAAAGCTTGTGTTCGATTGTGTAAATGCAGTTTTATTAGATATTGCAGGATATGGGCCAGACAACTGCCAAAGAGCCAGACCTTATGTTGGGGTCCATAATAATCAGCCGCAGGGAACTAGTTTGATATTGGTGGACCAAGTTTGGGACCGGATGAAGGAATGGTTTTCTAGTGAGGTGAAATATCTCTCTTGTGATGCGGAGGACATAAACAGCCTGGTGATGGAAGGAATGGTGACGAAGGAGGTGATGGGGAAACGGTGGCTTGCAAGTTTTAGATTAGAATTAGACAATTTAGGGATGGAAATTGAAGGAAAGTTGCTTGAAGAGCTTGTGCATGAATCTGTCATTGAATTGGCAGGTAGATTGTGA
- the LOC104221001 gene encoding uncharacterized protein isoform X2, with protein MNGFQSGKSRNHDKPSPGCLGRMVNLFDLNSGVPGNRLLTDKPHRDGSLLRSQSDVVRLSPSEDQVEEKMIVSDLKRTSSNRKSNGTPIKLLIAQEMSKEIDSSHNPPSVVAKLMGLDALPAQKSIPAIRSHFGGHSRCHTDSSFSYCQHENESLVEEMQQEFHQYPEQNEYRDVYEVWQHSPKMNCVRSKSPQKARHNETSFEKKSAFVRQKFIEAKCLSIDEQLRQSKEFQDAIDVLSSNTDLFLKFLQEPNPKLSQHLYNLQSIPPPPETKRITVLRPSKMVDDCKFGGSVKKNEEINRATHVGKGNRAKSHMAFTPPTASWNIDENHAQPTRIVVLKPSIGKTHNFRAANSSPSASPRVSQAETSFVNMEADEAQESREVAKAITQQMRVNIGRHQRDETLVSSVFSNGYIGDESSFNKSEKECAAGNLSDSEVMSPASRHSWEYINRFGSPYSCSSMSRASYSPESSVSKEAKKRLSERWAMVASNGSCQERRPMRRSSSTLGEMLALSDIKTAGRIEQESSKEDPQIPNSNSVGNSKDDDSINKSPRNLLRSKSVPVSSTAFSAQLNVGAPDHVTGGNDLPKQTTKPRSTKSSLKGKVSNLFFSRNKKPNKDEAKCSQSNDELQTGAKPLHSLSKVDKYSSEFHDDPGVESSATDLRESSFTLTCEDVVGKQATTSPEVALSEARSLRAGHPCENQDQPSPISVLETPFEEDEHPAHISSAGIKPDRHGTELSLHPIRSNLIDKSPPIGSIARTLSWDDSCADTASSACVRPSSSTQWTEEVEREWFSFVQTLLTMAGLDEVQSDAFSTMWHSPESPLDPSLREKYIDLNEKETLHEAKRRQRRSTQKLVFDCVNAVLLDIAGYGPDNCQRARPYVGVHNNQPQGTSLILVDQVWDRMKEWFSSEVKYLSCDAEDINSLVMEGMVTKEVMGKRWLASFRLELDNLGMEIEGKLLEELVHESVIELAGRL; from the exons ATGAATGGGTTTCAGAGTGGCAAGAGTCGCAATCACGATAAACCTTCTCCAGGATGCTTGGGACGAATGGTGAACCTTTTTGATTTAAATTCAGGGGTGCCAGGAAACAGACTGCTTACAGATAAACCACATCGTGATG GTTCTCTGTTGAGGAGCCAATCAGATGTGGTGAGGTTGTCGCCTTCTGAGGATCAAGTAGAAGAAAAAATG ATTGTCTCAGATTTGAAGAGGACTAGTTCAAACAGGAAATCAAATGGAACACCAATAAAGTTGCTTATAGCCCAAGAAATGTCCAAGGAAATAGACTCTAGTCATAATCCACCTAGTGTTGTTGCCAAGCTGATGGGGCTTGATGCTCTTCCGGCTCAGAAATCTATTCCAGCTATAAGAAGTCATTTTGGAGGTCATTCACGGTGTCATACAGATTCCTCCTTCAGCTATTGCCAGCACGAAAACGAATCCTTGGTGGAAGAAATGCAGCAAGAATTTCATCAATATCCTGAGCAGAATGAATATAGAGATGTTTATGAAGTTTGGCAGCATTCCCCAAAAATGAACTGTGTGAGAAGTAAATCCCCACAAAAGGCAAGACACAATGAAACTAGTTTTGAGAAGAAGTCGGCTTTTGTTCGTCAGAAGTTTATTGAAGCAAAATGTTTATCCATAGATGAACAACTTCGCCAGTCTAAGGAATTCCAAGATGCAATAGATGTCTTAAGTTCCAACACAGATCTGTTCCTCAAGTTTTTGCAAGAACCGAATCCAAAGCTCTCTCAGCATTTATATAATTTGCAGTCTATACCTCCTCCTCCTGAGACAAAGCGAATAACCGTTCTAAGACCATCAAAGATGGTTGATGATTGCAAATTTGGTGGATCAGTGAAGAAAAATGAGGAGATAAACAGAGCCACCCATGTAGGTAAGGGAAACAGGGCCAAAAGCCATATGGCATTTACCCCTCCTACAGCAAGTTGGAATATTGATGAAAATCATGCTCAACCTACACGAATAGTCGTGTTAAAACCAAGTATCGGTAAGACTCACAACTTTAGGGCTGCAAACTCTTCACCGTCTGCATCACCAAGAGTATCACAAGCTGAAACAAGTTTTGTCAACATGGAGGCTGATGAAGCTCAAGAATCAAGAGAAGTGGCAAAGGCTATCACACAGCAGATGCGAGTAAACATAGGTCGACATCAAAGGGATGAAACATTAGTTTCTTCTGTATTTTCGAATGGCTACATTGGTGATGAAAGTTCATTTAATAAGTCTGAAAAAGAGTGTGCAGCTGGAAATCTTAGTGATTCTGAAGTCATGTCACCAGCTTCTAGACACTCATGGGAATACATAAATAGGTTTGGCAGTCCTTATTCTTGCTCCTCCATGAGCCGTGCTTCTTATTCTCCTGAATCTTCAGTTTCCAAAGAAGCCAAGAAGCGACTTTCTGAGAGATGGGCGATGGTGGCATCTAACGGGAGTTGTCAAGAACGAAGACCAATGAGGAGAAGCTCCAGCACTTTAGGCGAGATGCTTGCTCTCTCTGATATTAAGACGGCAGGAAGAATAGAGCAGGAAAGTAGCAAAGAAGATCCCCAAATTCCTAATTCCAACTCAGTGGGTAATTCCAAAGACGATGATAGTATCAACAAGTCGCCAAGGAATCTTTTGAGGTCCAAGTCTGTCCCTGTATCTTCCACTGCATTCAGTGCACAGTTGAATGTGGGTGCCCCAGATCATGTGACTGGAGGAAATGACCTTCCCAAGCAGACAACAAAGCCTAGAAGTACAAAATCATCACTGAAAGGGAAGGTCTCAAATCTGTTTTTCTCTAGGAACAAAAAGCCAAACAAAGACGAAGCTAAGTGTTCGCAGTCCAATGATGAATTGCAGACAGGTGCAAAACCTTTACATTCTCTATCAAAAGTTGACAAATATAGTAGTGAATTCCATGATGATCCCGGGGTTGAGTCTTCAGCAACCGATCTTCGCGAATCATCATTCACACTGACTTGCGAAGATGTGGTTGGGAAGCAAGCCACAACCTCCCCTGAG GTTGCACTCTCTGAAGCAAGATCTTTGCGCGCTGGACACCCATGTGAAAACCAGGACCAACCGAGTCCTATATCAGTTTTGGAAACACCATTTGAAGAGGATGAACATCCAGCACATATATCATCAGCCGGTATCAAGCCGGACCGCCATG GTACCGAGTTGTCTCTTCACCCTATAAGGTCCAATTTGATCGATAAATCTCCTCCAATAGGATCAATTGCTCGTACATTGTCATGGGACGATTCCTGTGCAGATACAGCCAGTTCAGCATGTGTAAGACCATCATCGTCTACTCAGTGGACGGAGGAAGTAGAACGTGAATGGTTCTCTTTTGTTCAAACACTACTAACCATGGCCGGCCTTGATGAAGTGCAATCTGATGCTTTCTCGACCATGTGGCATTCTCCTGAAAGCCCTTTGGACCCATCACTCAGAGAAAAATACATTGATCTGAATGAGAAGGAGACATTACATGAGGCTAAACGAAGGCAAAGGAGATCAACCCAAAAGCTTGTGTTCGATTGTGTAAATGCAGTTTTATTAGATATTGCAGGATATGGGCCAGACAACTGCCAAAGAGCCAGACCTTATGTTGGGGTCCATAATAATCAGCCGCAGGGAACTAGTTTGATATTGGTGGACCAAGTTTGGGACCGGATGAAGGAATGGTTTTCTAGTGAGGTGAAATATCTCTCTTGTGATGCGGAGGACATAAACAGCCTGGTGATGGAAGGAATGGTGACGAAGGAGGTGATGGGGAAACGGTGGCTTGCAAGTTTTAGATTAGAATTAGACAATTTAGGGATGGAAATTGAAGGAAAGTTGCTTGAAGAGCTTGTGCATGAATCTGTCATTGAATTGGCAGGTAGATTGTGA